From the Candidatus Binataceae bacterium genome, one window contains:
- a CDS encoding SDR family NAD(P)-dependent oxidoreductase: MAKTFDAESTADEVLEGVDLSGKRVLITGVSAGLGVETARSIVAHGGSVVGTARDLAKARRALEAAGNPAVDLVEVDLASLASVRKGADELLKRGQPFDVIIANAGVMACPQGKTQDGFETQFGTNHLGHFVFINRLVPLLRSGSRIVTLSSAGHQISDVNTDDPNFERTEYQPFASYGRSKTANILYAVALDDRLKSRGIRATSLHPGGIQTELGRHMTPELVEQMRARVSRDTSGRVFKFKTVPQGSATSVWASFVAPAEAVGGRYCEDCHVCEVNDDTTSRAGVRSYALNLQHANDLWRKSEEMVGERFSLN, from the coding sequence ATGGCCAAGACATTCGATGCTGAATCAACCGCGGATGAAGTTCTTGAGGGCGTAGATCTCTCAGGCAAGCGTGTTCTGATCACAGGCGTTTCGGCGGGACTCGGCGTCGAGACTGCACGATCGATAGTGGCGCACGGCGGCAGCGTCGTCGGCACGGCGCGCGATCTTGCCAAAGCGCGACGCGCGCTGGAGGCGGCCGGCAATCCCGCCGTCGATTTGGTCGAAGTCGATCTCGCCTCGCTCGCGAGCGTTCGCAAAGGAGCCGACGAGCTGCTCAAGCGCGGCCAGCCTTTCGACGTGATCATCGCCAATGCCGGCGTAATGGCCTGCCCACAGGGCAAAACGCAGGACGGATTCGAAACGCAGTTCGGCACGAATCATCTCGGCCACTTCGTATTCATCAACCGGCTCGTGCCGTTGCTGCGATCCGGGTCGCGGATCGTCACGTTGTCATCGGCTGGTCATCAGATCAGCGACGTCAATACAGATGATCCTAACTTCGAACGGACTGAGTATCAGCCGTTCGCTTCTTACGGCCGCTCGAAGACCGCCAATATTCTTTATGCAGTCGCGCTCGATGACCGGCTCAAGAGCCGCGGCATCAGGGCCACGTCGTTGCATCCGGGCGGCATCCAGACCGAGCTCGGACGGCACATGACGCCGGAGCTCGTCGAGCAGATGCGAGCGCGCGTCAGCAGGGACACTTCGGGGCGTGTATTCAAGTTCAAGACGGTGCCGCAGGGATCGGCGACGTCGGTGTGGGCCAGCTTCGTCGCACCGGCGGAGGCGGTCGGTGGGCGCTACTGCGAAGATTGCCACGTGTGCGAAGTGAACGACGATACGACCTCGCGCGCGGGAGTGCGCTCCTACGCGCTCAACCTCCAACACGCGAACGACTTGTGGCGCAAGAGCGAGGAGATGGTGGGCGAGCGATTCTCATTGAACTGA
- the msrB gene encoding peptide-methionine (R)-S-oxide reductase MsrB has protein sequence MSDKIKKTEEEWRKQLSPIQYAVTREKATEQPFSGEYETVTTPGTYKCICCGETLFESDTKFDAGCGWPSFYKPAADGKIVEEQDRSHGMIRTEVMCAKCDAHLGHVFEDGPHPTGLRYCINSASLKLDPKK, from the coding sequence ATGTCTGACAAGATCAAAAAAACCGAAGAAGAATGGCGCAAGCAACTCTCGCCAATCCAATACGCCGTCACGCGCGAAAAGGCGACCGAGCAGCCATTCAGCGGCGAATACGAAACGGTCACTACGCCCGGTACATATAAATGTATCTGCTGCGGCGAGACACTCTTCGAGTCCGATACCAAGTTCGATGCCGGATGCGGATGGCCAAGCTTCTACAAGCCTGCCGCCGACGGCAAGATCGTCGAAGAGCAGGATCGAAGCCACGGCATGATCCGGACCGAAGTCATGTGCGCCAAGTGCGACGCGCATCTCGGTCACGTATTCGAGGACGGCCCTCATCCGACGGGGCTTCGCTATTGCATCAACTCGGCTTCACTAAAGCTCGATCCCAAGAAGTAG